AGAGATTCTCCTCACGTATCGGTGAATCTGAAGCCGATTGACGCCAGAACAGCGTGTAGATACCAGCCTCACCGACGGTGTCGTTCTCAATGCGATTCCAACCGTTCCGAGAGCGGTCGGTGAACGATTGATTCGATGGTTCGTCGGGACGCCCCGGATGAATCACGGTTGCGGTCGATGTCGGCAGCTGGGTGTGTGCATCATTGATCGCCGTCCAGCCGCCGTTCCCAAAGAGCGTCCGGACATACACCTCACCAGCCGCGTATGGGAAGTACGTAAACCGATAGAAACGGAACGTTGCAGTTCGATCTGCGTTGTTTCCACTCGTTGGATTATCGATACAATTCCAGCCATCTTGGCAGTTTTGCCGGTATCGTTCAGTGATGTACGCAGCTTCCCCTTCGACGAGACCGTCCTTAGCGAACTCGCCATCGAGCGTTGAGTGTCGATACCGCTGCTGTTGGAGGTCGAACTGCTGGTCTTGAAGCATGTGCGCGAGTTCGTGAATCATCGTCGCGCCATCCACCGTCGGCTTCGAGGGATCTCCTACGATGACGATGCGATCACTGCCTTCCTCGGCAGCGAATCCGAGAACACCCCCCTGTTGGGCACGCTGAATAGCGCGTGAGGCGTTCGTAGACTCACCGTAGAAAAACAGCGCTTCCCAGAGCTGCTCGTTCGACGTAAGTCCGAACGTGTCGTTTCGGGGGGGATCGAGATTTTCGGGACGAACGAACTCGATCTCGACCTGTTCGGTGAATTCGAGTCGCCGGATGTGCTCGACGCGGGCCATGCTACGCGCGAGGAACGCATCGAGTTCCGACTCAGAGAGACCATCACTCTGGTCGACGGTGATCGATTCGTTATACCAGTATCCGCTTTCCCAACCGAGTGTATCTGTG
The nucleotide sequence above comes from Halocatena marina. Encoded proteins:
- a CDS encoding Hvo_1808 family surface protein, whose product is MRARHVAVVALLIGLVVLALPVETGLFTVADDHATSVDSIETSGSLESNAMQSAPPDPNTDTLGWESGYWYNESITVDQSDGLSESELDAFLARSMARVEHIRRLEFTEQVEIEFVRPENLDPPRNDTFGLTSNEQLWEALFFYGESTNASRAIQRAQQGGVLGFAAEEGSDRIVIVGDPSKPTVDGATMIHELAHMLQDQQFDLQQQRYRHSTLDGEFAKDGLVEGEAAYITERYRQNCQDGWNCIDNPTSGNNADRTATFRFYRFTYFPYAAGEVYVRTLFGNGGWTAINDAHTQLPTSTATVIHPGRPDEPSNQSFTDRSRNGWNRIENDTVGEAGIYTLFWRQSASDSPIREENLSRSDSSADVYNYVSRPSSGWRSDGLYTYAKGDKRGYVWKTSWDSERDAREFRNAYIEILETEGATKQGVHTWRINNGAFADAFSVRRTGTTVTIVNGPTIDALDDIDSKADATTEEQSTHTTNTEDTTTTTTTSGPGFGGLIAIAGIVLLSVMLQPRQ